From the Terriglobales bacterium genome, the window CGGGTCGATGCCCTTGTCGTTCGTGAGGTAGAACTTTGCATCTACCGCGCGCTCGGCGGAGAGGTTCGGACGCTTCTCGGTCGGATCGGTCGAGCCGACAATGACGAGTTTTGAATCGGGTTCGCGCTGGAGACGGAGAGCCACGTCGTCGAGCACAGCTTTCGCGGTGTTATCGACGCGCCACGGCTTCGCTTTATTCGGGAACTCGATCTGATTGATTTTGCTCGCCTGCGGCGGCGGCGGTGGCGGCGGTGGCGGAGCCTCGACCGTCACAGTCGTTTGCGTGTTCGCGCTCAGGTTGCGGTCATCGGTTACTGTGCTTGTCACCGTAATTGGACCAGGCTGCGCGCCGGTGGTGTTGAGCGTAGCATTCGGTCCATTCGGCGTCAGGTTGCCGGAACTCGACTCGTGCTTGTAGGTCAGCGGACGATTGTCGGGGCTCTGGCCCTGGCAGCTAATCTGGACGCTATCGCCAGGACGAACCGTAGTCGGGTTGGCCGAGCAGGAGATCGTCGGCGGCTGGTTCTGCTTCACGCTGAACGTCGCGTTGCAGCTCGCGGTACCTTTCTTGCCGTCGCTGATGTTGGAGGTGACGGTGTACGAACCAGGCGCAAGTCCCGCCGTATCGACATTGACGGTCGCACCATTGCCGTTCACTTTTCCGCCGGTCGCGGTGTAGGTGTAGCTGAGCGTTCGCTTGGGATTAAATCCGGAAGGCTGAACAGTAATCTGGACTGGCTCGCCGGCCATCACTTCCGTTGGTTGTGCCGAGCAGGAGGCGGTCGGCGGAGCAGGAGGCGGACCGAGGGTTCCAAAGTGGAATACCAGACCGCCGCTGATTTTTACCGCGCCCATGTTGTCGCGGACGGAGCCAACGCCGGGGCCATTTACGAAACCAAAATTATGGTGGCCATATTCGTACTCAGCCTCAAAGAGACGAATCGAGAGCTTCTTGAATGCCTGCAAGTCGAAGCCCCCGCCACCTGTGAATCCAAATCCTATGGACTGACCGAATCCGCGGGCTTCTTCGTGATTAATTCCGAAGCTCGCGAGCCCGAACGGGGTAAGCCCTTCCAAGGGAATGCGGAAGGTTGGGCCGGCCGTGAGCGTATTGATGGTGTTGATATCGCCGAAGTGGTTGCCCGTCTCCACCACGCCGCCGAAGTACTTGTTGAACCAGTACGACGCCGCAACCGTGAAACCGGCGGGAATACCCTTATTCCCATTCACCGCTCCATTGGGACTCAGCCATGAGTACCCGGTGAAAACGTCCACTTTGGACGGCTGGTTCTCATCGGAGTATGTGCTGGGAGCGGGATTCGCGGGTGGTGCGGGAGCGGTCTGCGCCGCTGCATTATTTGACTGCGTCGCCGTCCCTTGATCAGATTGCTGCGCCGCCAACCCCACACACGCAGCAACGATTGCCAGCAATAGACGGCCTATAAAACTCGAAAAGCGAGGTGACATGCGCGTTTCCTCCAAAGAAACAACACGAGAACAGTTTCAAGAGAGACCGATACGGCAGATAGCGAGCCCGAGACCCCAGACTGAAACGGAAATTGTACAGCATCGTTTATCGTGCTGAAAAGCAAGCGGCTGTCCGGCAAAGCTTCTTTACAAAAAAGCCAGCGCCGCTTTGCGCCAACAATAAAACCAACAGTTCCAAAAAAGTTCTGCTAACCCCGACTGCGCCCCGAAGTCTATTCGCAGAGACAGGAGGTCTAGTTCGATGCTCCGAACAGGTACTCTGGTTGCACTCGCGTTGTTCTCATTTGGAACTCTCAGCGGCCGCGTCTACGCCAGCCACCACGGATTAAATGTCAACATCGACGGCAATGAGCCGATAACCACTTGCGATCAGATCCATGTGCGTCCCGACGACGGCGAAGTTGCGCGGTCGGAAGACCGGCTCAACCTGCCCGAGACTTCGTCCACAGTGCGCATCCGCGCAGCACAGAACGGCGGAATTTTTGTGTACGGAAGCGATCGCAAGGATTTTGCTGTGCTCAACTGCAAGCTTGCCATGGGCGACGAGCAGGCCACGGCGGAAAAGCGATTGCTGACTGTCAAGACTTCGTTCGAAGGCGGACAGCTGAGCGTGAGCGGACCCGAGGATGGCGATTGGACCTCGTACCTCATCGTGCAGGCG encodes:
- a CDS encoding OmpA family protein, coding for MSPRFSSFIGRLLLAIVAACVGLAAQQSDQGTATQSNNAAAQTAPAPPANPAPSTYSDENQPSKVDVFTGYSWLSPNGAVNGNKGIPAGFTVAASYWFNKYFGGVVETGNHFGDINTINTLTAGPTFRIPLEGLTPFGLASFGINHEEARGFGQSIGFGFTGGGGFDLQAFKKLSIRLFEAEYEYGHHNFGFVNGPGVGSVRDNMGAVKISGGLVFHFGTLGPPPAPPTASCSAQPTEVMAGEPVQITVQPSGFNPKRTLSYTYTATGGKVNGNGATVNVDTAGLAPGSYTVTSNISDGKKGTASCNATFSVKQNQPPTISCSANPTTVRPGDSVQISCQGQSPDNRPLTYKHESSSGNLTPNGPNATLNTTGAQPGPITVTSTVTDDRNLSANTQTTVTVEAPPPPPPPPPQASKINQIEFPNKAKPWRVDNTAKAVLDDVALRLQREPDSKLVIVGSTDPTEKRPNLSAERAVDAKFYLTNDKGIDPNRIETRSGGTAGKIAEFWIVPAGATYQGTEPTVDENKIKPIPDHPAARRAPARRRPAAAAKKPS